The following coding sequences are from one Phenylobacterium glaciei window:
- a CDS encoding Ppx/GppA phosphatase family protein, which produces MWPRTDSSPGRQAAVIDLGSNSVRLVIYRLEGRAIWTVFNEKALAGLGRDLPTTGRLSPDGIETAMAAMRRFRAVLDGLNASEIMVVATAAARDAVDGRHFLDRVQEETGLRVRILSGEEEARYAALGVIAGQPDAHGVVGDLGGSSLELIRLENGQSGDGITLPLGPFSLGAPRPLDVDKTRKRVDAALALLGQRFATPQFQAVGGAWRNLALLHMIMADYPLRVAHQYEMTRADAQDVARFVSRQSRGSLERIQGLSKKRFDTLPYSALVLDALIERMGVEKVVISAYGLREGLLLEAMSPEERARDPLIEGCEALTAVRGLSHDLGLALETWLTRAFAQLPPVFGERDPILAAAACRLADLGARLHPDHRADLAFDQVLRAPIAGMTHAERAFLACVAFARHSSAPTTPEPDTIAKVLSPERRQRARALGAAVRLGCDLSGRNATLLSHARLVIDGGRLSLIAEPAWRDMLLGEQTAKRAATLAQALKLKLEMA; this is translated from the coding sequence ATGTGGCCACGCACGGATAGTTCACCCGGTCGCCAGGCCGCCGTCATCGACCTGGGTTCGAACTCCGTCCGTCTGGTGATCTACCGGCTGGAAGGCCGGGCGATCTGGACGGTCTTCAACGAAAAGGCCCTGGCCGGCCTTGGCCGTGACCTGCCCACCACGGGCCGCCTGTCTCCCGACGGCATAGAGACCGCGATGGCGGCCATGCGCCGGTTCCGCGCCGTGCTGGATGGCCTGAACGCGTCGGAAATCATGGTGGTGGCCACCGCCGCGGCCCGCGACGCCGTCGATGGCCGGCACTTCCTGGACCGCGTCCAGGAGGAGACGGGCCTGCGGGTCCGCATCCTCTCCGGCGAGGAAGAGGCCCGCTACGCCGCCCTTGGCGTGATCGCCGGCCAGCCCGACGCCCACGGCGTGGTGGGCGACCTCGGCGGCTCCAGCCTGGAGCTCATCCGCCTGGAGAATGGCCAGTCCGGCGACGGGATCACCCTGCCGCTCGGGCCCTTTTCCCTGGGCGCGCCACGGCCCTTGGACGTGGACAAGACCCGCAAGCGCGTCGACGCCGCCCTGGCCCTGCTGGGCCAGCGCTTCGCCACCCCTCAGTTTCAGGCGGTAGGCGGCGCCTGGCGCAACCTCGCCCTGCTGCACATGATCATGGCCGACTATCCCCTGCGGGTGGCCCACCAGTATGAGATGACCCGCGCCGACGCCCAGGATGTCGCCCGCTTTGTCAGCCGCCAGTCCCGCGGCTCCCTGGAACGCATTCAGGGCCTGTCGAAGAAGCGGTTCGACACCCTGCCCTATTCGGCCCTGGTGCTGGACGCCCTGATCGAGCGCATGGGGGTCGAGAAGGTGGTGATCTCGGCCTATGGCCTGCGCGAGGGCTTGCTACTGGAGGCCATGTCGCCCGAGGAACGCGCTCGCGACCCCTTGATCGAGGGCTGCGAGGCCCTGACCGCCGTCCGTGGCCTGTCCCACGACCTGGGCCTGGCCCTGGAGACCTGGCTGACCCGGGCTTTCGCCCAGCTGCCGCCGGTGTTCGGCGAGCGGGATCCCATCCTCGCCGCCGCGGCCTGCCGCCTGGCCGACCTCGGCGCACGCCTGCACCCCGATCACCGCGCGGACCTCGCCTTCGACCAGGTGCTGCGCGCGCCCATCGCCGGCATGACCCATGCCGAGCGGGCCTTCCTGGCCTGCGTCGCCTTCGCCCGCCATTCCAGCGCCCCCACGACACCGGAGCCCGACACCATCGCCAAGGTGCTGTCCCCCGAACGCCGCCAGCGGGCCCGCGCCCTGGGCGCAGCGGTGCGCCTGGGCTGCGACCTCTCTGGCCGCAACGCCACCCTGCTGTCCCACGCCCGCCTGGTGATCGACGGAGGTCGCCTGAGCCTCATCGCTGAGCCTGCCTGGCGCGACATGCTGCTGGGCGAACAGACCGCCAAACGCGCCGCCACGCTCGCCCAGGCGCTGAAACTCAAACTCGAAATGGCCTGA
- a CDS encoding CoA transferase, whose product MYDLLKGLRVVEGSAFVAGPTCGLYLAQMGAQVIRFDNIGGGPDFRRWPLSEGGDSLYWEGLNKGKLSVALDLARPEGRELAQRLAAAPGDDGGLFVTNFPVDGFLSYEKLSALRSDLICVRVMGWADGSQGMDYTINSALGLPLMTGPVGDERPVNHVLAAWDLLTGAYCAFSLVSALLARMRGQGGREIRAPLSDIGAATMANLGFTAETMLAGHQRPRMGNDIYGAFGRDFTTKDGQKLMLLAITPKQWSKALETLGIVAEAAAVEAELGVSFATDEGLRFTHRAKLYPLFERAFAAKTAAELTPAFDAGGVTWGAYQTLEAALEDPRLFKANPVFQDVAHPSGLSYPAPGAMATIPQDARGDVKPAPKLGQHTDEVLAEVLRMSSGEIARLHDAKIVAGPEGK is encoded by the coding sequence ATGTACGATCTGCTGAAGGGCCTGCGGGTGGTGGAGGGCTCGGCCTTCGTGGCGGGGCCGACCTGCGGGCTGTACCTGGCCCAGATGGGCGCGCAGGTGATCCGCTTCGACAATATCGGCGGCGGGCCCGATTTCCGCCGTTGGCCGCTCTCCGAGGGGGGCGACAGCCTCTACTGGGAGGGGCTGAACAAGGGCAAGCTGTCGGTCGCCTTGGACCTGGCCCGACCCGAGGGCCGCGAACTGGCCCAGCGGCTGGCGGCCGCGCCGGGCGACGATGGCGGGCTGTTCGTCACCAACTTCCCGGTGGACGGTTTCCTGTCTTACGAAAAGCTGAGTGCGCTCCGCTCGGACCTGATCTGCGTGCGGGTGATGGGCTGGGCCGACGGGTCTCAGGGCATGGACTACACCATCAACTCGGCGCTGGGCCTGCCGCTGATGACCGGGCCGGTGGGGGACGAGCGGCCCGTGAACCACGTGCTGGCGGCCTGGGACCTGCTGACCGGGGCCTATTGCGCCTTCTCCCTGGTCTCAGCCCTGCTGGCCCGGATGCGCGGGCAGGGCGGCCGCGAGATTCGCGCGCCGTTGTCGGACATCGGGGCCGCCACCATGGCCAATCTTGGCTTCACCGCCGAGACAATGCTGGCCGGCCATCAGCGGCCGCGGATGGGCAACGACATCTATGGCGCGTTCGGCCGCGACTTCACGACGAAGGACGGCCAGAAGCTGATGCTGCTGGCCATCACGCCCAAGCAGTGGAGCAAGGCGCTGGAGACCCTGGGCATCGTGGCCGAGGCCGCCGCCGTCGAGGCCGAGCTGGGGGTGTCCTTCGCGACCGACGAGGGGCTGAGGTTCACCCACAGGGCCAAACTCTATCCGCTGTTCGAGCGGGCCTTCGCCGCGAAGACGGCCGCCGAGCTGACGCCCGCCTTCGATGCCGGCGGGGTGACCTGGGGCGCCTACCAGACCCTGGAGGCGGCGCTGGAGGACCCGCGCCTCTTTAAGGCCAATCCGGTGTTCCAGGATGTGGCTCACCCCAGCGGGCTGAGCTATCCGGCGCCAGGGGCCATGGCCACGATTCCACAGGACGCGCGCGGCGACGTGAAGCCGGCGCCGAAGCTCGGTCAGCATACCGACGAGGTGCTGGCCGAGGTTTTGCGCATGTCGAGCGGCGAGATCGCCCGGCTGCATGACGCGAAGATCGTCGCCGGACCGGAGGGCAAATGA
- the purM gene encoding phosphoribosylformylglycinamidine cyclo-ligase: MTDLPNGLTYAQAGVDIDAGNALIEAIKPLAKATRRPGADAALGGFGALFDLKAAGYADPLLVSTTDGVGTKLKVAIDTGMHDTVGIDLVAMCVNDLLAQGAEPLLFLDYFATGKLNVAEATRVVSGIAEGCRQAGAALVGGETAEMPGMYGEGDYDLAGFSVGAVERGAVLPRLDDQQAGDLVIGLSSSGPHSNGYSMVRRIVERSGLAWDAPAPFAQGQTLAEALMAPTRIYIKSVLPQIKAGLIKGCAHITGGGLIENPPRAVAPGLEAKFDWNAWPLPPVFAWMQQVGGVSDHELRRTFNCGVGLILIVSPGDAPAVLEGLLAAGEDAFVCGELAAA, from the coding sequence ATGACCGATCTTCCGAACGGCCTCACCTATGCCCAAGCTGGCGTTGACATCGACGCGGGTAACGCCCTGATCGAGGCCATCAAGCCCCTGGCCAAGGCCACCCGCCGCCCCGGCGCGGACGCCGCCCTGGGCGGATTCGGGGCCCTGTTCGACCTGAAGGCCGCCGGTTATGCCGATCCCCTGCTGGTCTCCACCACCGATGGCGTGGGCACCAAGCTCAAGGTGGCCATCGACACCGGCATGCACGACACCGTCGGCATCGACCTGGTGGCCATGTGCGTCAACGACCTGCTGGCCCAGGGGGCCGAGCCCCTGCTGTTCCTGGACTATTTCGCTACCGGCAAGCTGAACGTCGCCGAAGCCACCCGCGTGGTAAGCGGCATCGCCGAGGGCTGCCGCCAGGCCGGCGCGGCTCTGGTAGGCGGCGAGACCGCCGAAATGCCCGGCATGTACGGCGAGGGCGACTATGACCTGGCCGGCTTCTCCGTCGGCGCCGTCGAGCGTGGCGCGGTGCTGCCGCGGCTGGACGACCAGCAGGCCGGCGACCTGGTGATCGGCCTCTCCTCCAGCGGCCCGCACTCCAACGGCTATTCAATGGTCCGCCGCATCGTCGAGCGGTCCGGCCTGGCCTGGGACGCCCCGGCCCCCTTCGCGCAGGGCCAGACCTTGGCGGAGGCGCTGATGGCCCCCACCCGCATCTACATCAAGAGCGTCCTGCCGCAGATCAAGGCCGGCCTCATCAAGGGCTGCGCCCACATCACCGGCGGCGGCCTGATCGAGAACCCACCCCGCGCCGTGGCGCCGGGGCTGGAAGCAAAGTTCGACTGGAATGCCTGGCCCCTGCCCCCGGTCTTCGCCTGGATGCAGCAGGTCGGCGGGGTGTCGGACCACGAACTGCGCCGCACCTTCAACTGCGGCGTCGGCCTGATCCTGATCGTGAGCCCCGGCGATGCGCCCGCCGTGCTGGAGGGCCTGCTGGCGGCCGGCGAGGACGCCTTCGTCTGTGGCGAGCTGGCCGCGGCCTAG
- a CDS encoding YccF domain-containing protein produces MLRLILNILWFVLGGFVSALLWMLSGVLLAITIVGLPWAFAAFRIAGFSAWPFGRQVVARDLHSGREDLGTGPLGFVMNVVWFVLGGWYLALHHLVLAFGLAITIIGIPFALQHVKLAVISLAPVGKQVVEA; encoded by the coding sequence ATGCTGCGCCTGATCCTCAACATCCTCTGGTTCGTGCTGGGCGGGTTCGTCTCGGCCCTGCTGTGGATGCTGTCGGGCGTGCTGCTGGCGATCACCATCGTGGGCCTGCCCTGGGCCTTCGCCGCCTTTCGGATCGCCGGGTTCAGCGCCTGGCCCTTCGGGCGGCAGGTGGTGGCGCGCGACCTGCACAGCGGACGCGAGGATCTGGGCACTGGGCCGCTTGGCTTTGTAATGAACGTGGTTTGGTTTGTTCTGGGCGGCTGGTACCTGGCCCTGCATCACCTGGTGCTGGCCTTCGGCCTTGCGATCACCATCATCGGCATCCCCTTCGCCCTGCAGCACGTCAAGCTGGCGGTGATCTCGCTGGCCCCGGTCGGCAAGCAGGTCGTCGAGGCCTGA
- a CDS encoding acyl-CoA dehydrogenase family protein, with amino-acid sequence MGVAAGESFPEIREAVRRLCAQFPGAYWRALDRDRIYPTEFVTALTEAGFLSVLIPEEYDGSGLGLAAATAVLEEIHRSGCNGGACHAQMYTMGALLRHGSEVQKQAYLPKVASGELRLQAFGVTEPTAGTDTTRISTFARREGDTYIVNGQKLWISRAEHSDLMILLCRTTAREDAAKPTAGMSVLLVDMREAVGNGLTIKPVRTMLNHATTELFFDNMEVPVANLIGEEGKGFGYILDGMNAERILIAAECIGDAKFFIDRASAYATQREVFGRPIGQNQGVQFPIARAHVQMTAASLMVDKAAAMFDADEPCGTEANMAKMVASEASWFAADTCLQTHGGFGFAEEYDIERKFRETRLYQVAPISTNLILSHVGTHVLGMPKSF; translated from the coding sequence GTGGGCGTAGCAGCGGGTGAGAGCTTCCCCGAGATCCGCGAGGCGGTGCGCCGGCTCTGCGCGCAGTTTCCGGGGGCCTATTGGCGGGCGCTCGACCGCGACCGCATCTATCCCACCGAGTTCGTCACGGCTCTGACCGAGGCCGGCTTCCTGTCGGTGCTGATCCCCGAAGAGTATGACGGATCGGGCCTGGGCCTGGCGGCGGCCACGGCTGTGCTGGAGGAGATCCACCGGTCGGGCTGCAACGGCGGCGCCTGCCACGCCCAGATGTACACCATGGGCGCCCTGCTGCGGCACGGCAGCGAGGTGCAGAAGCAGGCCTATCTGCCCAAGGTCGCCAGTGGCGAACTGCGCCTGCAGGCCTTCGGGGTCACCGAGCCCACCGCCGGCACCGACACCACCCGCATCTCCACCTTCGCCCGGCGCGAGGGGGACACGTACATCGTCAACGGCCAGAAGCTGTGGATCAGCCGGGCCGAGCACTCCGACCTGATGATCCTGCTGTGCCGTACCACGGCCCGCGAAGACGCCGCCAAGCCGACCGCCGGGATGAGCGTGCTGCTGGTGGACATGCGCGAGGCGGTGGGAAATGGCCTGACCATCAAGCCGGTGCGCACCATGCTGAACCACGCCACCACCGAGCTGTTCTTCGACAACATGGAGGTCCCCGTCGCCAACCTGATCGGCGAGGAGGGCAAGGGCTTCGGCTATATCCTGGACGGCATGAACGCCGAGCGGATTCTGATCGCGGCCGAGTGCATTGGCGACGCCAAGTTCTTCATCGACCGGGCCAGCGCCTACGCCACGCAGCGCGAGGTGTTCGGCCGGCCGATCGGCCAGAACCAGGGGGTTCAGTTCCCCATCGCCCGGGCTCACGTCCAGATGACCGCCGCCTCGCTGATGGTGGACAAGGCCGCGGCGATGTTCGACGCCGACGAACCCTGCGGGACGGAGGCCAACATGGCCAAGATGGTCGCTTCAGAAGCGTCGTGGTTCGCCGCCGACACCTGCCTGCAGACCCACGGCGGTTTCGGCTTCGCCGAGGAATACGACATCGAGCGCAAGTTCCGCGAGACCCGCCTCTACCAGGTGGCGCCGATCTCCACGAACCTGATCCTCAGCCACGTGGGCACCCACGTGCTCGGCATGCCGAAGTCATTTTGA
- the rnd gene encoding ribonuclease D → MTPITTTAELAAYCDKIKGQPFVAVDTEFMRETTYWPKLCLIQAAAPNAECVIDPLAEGLDLEPFLEILRDESIEKVFHAARQDVEIFNNLKAMPKPLFDTQVAGMAAGYGEQIAYDALVRQMLKIELDKSSRFTDWARRPLSEAQLTYALADVTHLAALYPMLKARLEKEGRLAWVHDEMQNLCDPAIYDVEPENAWKRLKPRRHTSKYLAVYKAVAAWRERTAQQRDQPRGRILKDEAIDELATQAPTDAGAIDRMRSVPKGFSGSRFGPDLLDAIKEALKDPDAYAPVIERSKVSASPAAGAVVELLKVLLKARAEDSGVASKLIATVSDLEQIANDDNAKTPALVGWRREAFGEDALKLKRGELALVLDGTRVRVVEVRRAPKANAAE, encoded by the coding sequence ATGACGCCGATTACAACCACCGCCGAACTGGCGGCGTACTGTGACAAAATCAAAGGCCAGCCTTTCGTCGCCGTGGACACCGAGTTCATGCGCGAGACGACCTACTGGCCCAAGCTCTGTCTGATCCAGGCCGCCGCCCCCAACGCCGAGTGCGTTATCGATCCCCTGGCCGAGGGCCTGGACCTGGAACCGTTCCTGGAGATCCTTCGCGATGAGAGCATCGAGAAGGTGTTCCACGCGGCCCGTCAGGATGTTGAAATTTTCAATAATCTCAAGGCGATGCCCAAGCCTCTTTTCGACACGCAAGTGGCTGGGATGGCGGCGGGCTATGGCGAGCAGATCGCATATGACGCCCTAGTCCGGCAGATGCTGAAGATCGAGTTGGACAAGTCCAGCCGCTTCACTGACTGGGCCCGGAGGCCGCTTTCCGAGGCCCAGCTGACCTATGCCCTGGCCGACGTGACCCACCTTGCGGCGCTGTATCCGATGCTCAAGGCGCGGCTGGAAAAAGAAGGCCGGCTGGCCTGGGTGCACGACGAGATGCAGAACCTCTGCGATCCCGCCATCTACGACGTGGAGCCGGAGAACGCCTGGAAGCGGCTGAAGCCGCGCCGGCATACCTCGAAATACCTCGCCGTCTACAAGGCCGTCGCCGCCTGGCGCGAGCGCACCGCCCAGCAGCGCGACCAGCCGCGTGGTCGCATCCTGAAGGACGAGGCCATCGACGAACTGGCGACCCAGGCGCCGACGGACGCCGGCGCCATCGACCGGATGAGGTCGGTGCCCAAGGGATTTTCCGGCTCACGCTTCGGCCCGGACCTGCTGGACGCCATCAAGGAAGCCTTGAAGGACCCGGACGCCTACGCCCCGGTGATCGAGCGCAGCAAGGTTTCCGCCTCGCCGGCCGCCGGCGCCGTGGTGGAGTTGCTGAAGGTGTTGCTGAAGGCGCGGGCCGAAGACTCCGGCGTGGCGTCGAAGCTGATCGCCACGGTCTCGGATCTGGAACAGATCGCCAATGACGACAACGCCAAGACCCCGGCCCTCGTCGGCTGGCGCCGCGAGGCGTTCGGCGAGGACGCCCTGAAGCTGAAGCGCGGCGAACTGGCCCTGGTGCTGGACGGAACCCGGGTGCGGGTGGTCGAGGTGCGACGCGCGCCCAAGGCCAACGCGGCGGAATAA
- a CDS encoding enoyl-CoA hydratase/isomerase family protein: MNQTIAVEETAPGLLVVTLSRPEAANSLNTAMGRELLALWMRIIGDEQVRAVVLTGAGRFFCAGADLKERDGMTDAAWGAQHRLFEDMIRAQLACPFPVIAAVNGAAMGGGAEMALACDFAWASETARMGLPEAGLGIIPGLGGTQLLTRAVGERRAAELLMSGAPVDAAEALAVGIVNRVCAPEELLPKVLERAALIASKAPLSVRALKRVVRGGAVLPLDEAMALELEAYNHLFTTEDRREGVASFNQKRTPSFRGV, encoded by the coding sequence ATGAACCAGACCATCGCCGTTGAGGAGACAGCCCCAGGCCTGCTGGTGGTCACCCTGTCGCGGCCCGAGGCGGCCAATTCGCTGAACACCGCCATGGGCCGCGAACTGCTGGCCCTGTGGATGCGGATCATAGGTGACGAGCAGGTGCGCGCCGTGGTGCTGACCGGGGCGGGACGGTTCTTCTGCGCCGGCGCGGACCTCAAGGAGCGCGACGGCATGACCGATGCGGCCTGGGGCGCGCAGCACAGGCTGTTTGAGGACATGATCCGCGCACAGCTGGCCTGTCCCTTCCCGGTGATCGCGGCGGTCAATGGCGCAGCCATGGGCGGCGGGGCGGAGATGGCGCTGGCCTGCGACTTCGCCTGGGCCTCGGAGACGGCGCGGATGGGGCTCCCGGAGGCCGGGCTGGGGATCATCCCGGGCCTGGGCGGCACCCAGCTGCTGACCCGGGCGGTGGGCGAACGGCGGGCGGCGGAATTGCTGATGAGCGGTGCGCCCGTCGATGCGGCCGAGGCTCTGGCGGTGGGGATCGTCAACCGGGTGTGCGCACCCGAGGAGCTTCTGCCCAAGGTGCTGGAGCGCGCGGCCCTGATCGCGTCGAAGGCGCCGTTGTCGGTGCGGGCCTTGAAACGGGTGGTGCGGGGCGGAGCCGTGCTGCCGCTGGACGAGGCCATGGCGCTGGAGTTGGAGGCCTACAACCATCTCTTCACCACCGAAGATCGGCGGGAGGGTGTGGCGTCTTTCAACCAGAAGCGGACGCCGAGCTTCCGGGGGGTCTAG
- a CDS encoding NAD(P)-dependent oxidoreductase, which translates to MQLLLSAAAYERVKTRIAPFVGDLDIITLAGPESFQRGGQDISPDEVDPEIVWTTLDAYGGGLLPTLMGRILKGSKTQWMQTFNAGIDAPIFKSVMAKGVRLSKSNAQAVAIAEYVLSHALALIAPIAAQRDLQAKKEWKSTPYREVSQTRWTLVGAGAIGTEIARRAKAFGVHLTVVRHSDKPAEMADATITMAGLPQVLPESDVVVLACALNDDTRDMANDAFFAAMKPGSILINIGRGGLVDEEALKRGLDAGKPGYAVLDVFQVEPLPADNWMWEHPKVRISAHTSNSGQGTPARGDQLFVDNLKRFLSGEPLINEASPAEVGL; encoded by the coding sequence ATGCAGCTCCTGCTCTCCGCCGCCGCCTATGAGCGCGTGAAGACCCGCATCGCCCCCTTCGTCGGCGACCTGGACATCATCACCCTGGCGGGGCCCGAGAGCTTCCAGCGGGGCGGTCAGGACATCAGTCCCGACGAGGTCGATCCCGAGATCGTCTGGACCACGCTGGACGCCTATGGCGGCGGCCTGCTGCCGACCCTGATGGGGCGAATCCTCAAGGGCTCGAAGACCCAGTGGATGCAGACCTTCAACGCCGGCATCGACGCGCCGATCTTCAAGTCGGTGATGGCCAAGGGCGTGCGGCTGTCCAAGAGCAACGCCCAGGCCGTGGCCATCGCCGAATACGTCCTGTCCCACGCGCTCGCCCTCATCGCCCCCATCGCCGCCCAGCGGGATCTGCAGGCGAAGAAGGAATGGAAGTCGACGCCATATCGCGAGGTCAGCCAGACCCGCTGGACCCTGGTGGGCGCCGGCGCCATCGGCACGGAGATCGCGCGACGCGCCAAGGCCTTCGGCGTGCACCTGACTGTCGTGCGCCATAGCGACAAGCCGGCCGAGATGGCCGACGCCACGATCACCATGGCCGGCCTGCCCCAGGTCCTGCCGGAGAGCGATGTCGTGGTCCTGGCCTGCGCCCTCAATGACGACACCCGCGACATGGCCAATGACGCCTTCTTCGCCGCCATGAAGCCCGGCTCGATCCTGATCAATATAGGCCGCGGCGGTCTTGTGGACGAGGAGGCCCTCAAGCGCGGCCTGGACGCCGGCAAGCCCGGCTACGCCGTGCTGGACGTCTTCCAGGTGGAGCCCCTGCCCGCCGACAACTGGATGTGGGAGCACCCCAAGGTGCGGATCAGCGCCCACACCTCCAACTCGGGCCAGGGCACCCCGGCGCGCGGCGATCAGTTGTTCGTCGACAACCTGAAGCGCTTCTTGTCCGGCGAGCCGCTGATCAACGAGGCCTCCCCCGCCGAGGTGGGACTCTAG
- the ndk gene encoding nucleoside-diphosphate kinase has translation MTERTFSIIKPDATKRNLTGKINAVIEDAGLRIVAQRRIKMTEAQAKKFYEVHAERPFYGELVETMTSAPVVVQVLEGDNAMARYREVMGATNPEQAAEGTIRKLFALNVGENSVHGSDSTDNAKLEIAQFFKDEDIVG, from the coding sequence ATGACTGAACGCACCTTCTCGATCATCAAGCCGGACGCCACCAAGCGGAACCTGACCGGCAAGATCAACGCGGTGATCGAAGACGCGGGCCTGCGCATAGTCGCCCAGCGCCGGATCAAGATGACCGAAGCCCAAGCCAAGAAGTTCTACGAAGTCCACGCCGAGCGTCCCTTCTACGGTGAACTGGTCGAGACCATGACCTCGGCCCCCGTGGTCGTGCAGGTTCTGGAAGGCGACAACGCCATGGCCCGCTATCGCGAAGTCATGGGCGCCACCAACCCCGAGCAGGCCGCCGAGGGCACCATCCGCAAGCTGTTCGCCCTGAACGTCGGCGAGAATTCGGTGCACGGTTCGGACTCCACCGACAACGCCAAGCTCGAGATCGCCCAGTTCTTCAAGGACGAAGACATCGTTGGCTAA
- a CDS encoding ABC-F family ATP-binding cassette domain-containing protein, whose protein sequence is MLQIHELVFDSWGRRFFDEATISLPVGSKVGLVGRNGVGKSTLFKLILGQLHQGSGEIGYPKAARIASVDQEHPATPVTLLDTVLAADVERETLMASLDTAEPEHLGEIYARLSDIGADRAPSRAAEILSGLGFSHADLARPMAEFSGGWRMRVALAAALFAEPDLLLLDEPTNYLDLEGALWLEARLKKYPNSAIIISHDREILNNSVDHILHLHSGKLDLYPGNYDNFETQRAERARLLESNKSKIDAQRAHLQAFVDRFRATASKATQAQSRLKQLAKLPPVSIVAAERTAPFILPSPERPVAPPLIRLEGASAGYDGSPILRNMDLRLDLDDRIGLLGVNGAGKSTFAKLIAGALQVMHGDLRRDRRLKVGWFHQHQIEALDPSDTPLEIIRRAMPEASDAARRSRLAQFGMGVQKVETTVANLSGGERARLLLNMVAMEAPHLLILDEPTNHLDIDSRRALLDALNEYAGAVILITHDRSLMELVADRLWLAADGTIAPFNGDMDDYAKLVIDRARQAAKGPSQVPQAAAAPPPKAAPKAKVPTGTARRRAEQAEAALARATTAVAELDKALTDPNIFTKDPGKAARLGADRAKAQAALDAAEQEWMAAVEAYEALKTDA, encoded by the coding sequence ATGCTGCAGATTCACGAACTCGTCTTCGACTCCTGGGGCCGTCGTTTCTTCGACGAGGCCACCATCAGCCTGCCCGTGGGCTCCAAAGTCGGCCTGGTGGGCCGCAACGGGGTGGGCAAGTCCACCCTGTTCAAGCTGATCCTGGGCCAACTGCACCAGGGCTCGGGCGAGATCGGCTATCCCAAGGCCGCCCGCATCGCCTCGGTAGACCAGGAGCACCCGGCCACCCCGGTCACCCTGCTGGACACCGTGCTGGCCGCCGACGTCGAGCGCGAGACCCTGATGGCCTCGCTGGACACCGCCGAGCCCGAGCATCTGGGGGAGATCTACGCTCGGCTCAGCGACATCGGCGCCGACCGCGCCCCCAGCCGGGCTGCGGAAATCCTTTCCGGCCTGGGCTTCTCCCACGCCGACCTGGCGCGGCCGATGGCGGAGTTCTCCGGCGGCTGGCGGATGCGCGTGGCGCTGGCGGCGGCCCTGTTCGCAGAGCCCGACCTGCTGCTGCTGGACGAACCGACCAACTATCTCGACCTGGAGGGCGCGCTCTGGCTGGAAGCCCGGCTGAAGAAGTACCCGAACAGCGCCATCATCATCAGCCACGATCGCGAGATCCTGAACAACTCGGTGGACCACATCCTCCACCTGCATTCGGGCAAGCTCGACCTCTATCCCGGCAACTACGACAACTTCGAAACCCAGCGCGCCGAACGGGCCCGGCTGTTGGAATCCAACAAGTCGAAGATCGACGCCCAGCGCGCCCACCTGCAGGCCTTTGTTGACCGCTTCCGGGCCACGGCGTCCAAGGCCACCCAGGCCCAGTCACGCCTGAAGCAGCTGGCCAAGCTGCCGCCGGTCTCCATCGTCGCGGCCGAGCGCACCGCCCCTTTCATCCTGCCCTCGCCCGAGCGTCCCGTGGCCCCGCCGCTGATCCGCCTGGAGGGCGCCTCGGCCGGCTATGACGGCTCGCCGATCCTGCGCAACATGGACCTGCGCCTGGACCTGGACGACCGTATCGGCCTGCTGGGGGTCAACGGCGCCGGCAAGTCCACCTTCGCCAAGCTGATCGCCGGCGCCCTGCAGGTCATGCACGGCGACCTGCGCCGCGACCGCCGCCTGAAGGTGGGCTGGTTCCACCAGCACCAGATCGAGGCGCTGGACCCTTCCGACACCCCGCTGGAGATCATCCGCCGGGCCATGCCCGAGGCCAGCGACGCGGCCCGCCGCTCGCGCCTGGCCCAGTTCGGCATGGGCGTGCAGAAGGTGGAGACCACGGTCGCCAACCTGTCCGGCGGCGAGCGCGCCCGCCTGCTGCTGAACATGGTGGCCATGGAGGCTCCTCACCTCCTGATCCTCGACGAACCGACGAACCACCTGGATATCGACAGCCGCCGCGCCCTGCTGGACGCCCTGAACGAATATGCCGGCGCCGTCATCCTGATCACCCACGACCGCTCCCTGATGGAGCTGGTGGCCGACCGTCTGTGGCTGGCCGCCGACGGCACCATCGCGCCCTTCAACGGCGACATGGACGACTACGCCAAGCTGGTGATCGACCGCGCCCGCCAGGCCGCCAAGGGTCCGTCTCAGGTTCCGCAAGCCGCCGCGGCCCCGCCACCCAAGGCCGCCCCCAAGGCCAAGGTCCCCACCGGCACCGCCCGCCGCCGCGCCGAACAGGCCGAGGCCGCTCTGGCCCGCGCCACCACCGCCGTCGCCGAGCTCGACAAGGCGCTCACCGACCCCAACATCTTCACCAAGGATCCCGGCAAGGCCGCCCGCCTGGGCGCCGACCGCGCCAAGGCCCAGGCCGCCCTCGACGCCGCCGAGCAGGAGTGGATGGCGGCCGTGGAAGCCTATGAAGCCCTTAAGACCGACGCCTGA